In one window of Fervidobacterium gondwanense DSM 13020 DNA:
- a CDS encoding thiamine-phosphate synthase family protein, whose product MFLVISGFDPSAGAGILQDIKSLSLLGITAFGVVSCHTVQNSERVYSVTFRKWEEIDRELSVLPEPEVVKIGLISPEFVRLIREKFPNSKIVWNIILSSSSGYFFESEEVVKEHLKYADYIILNNIEAQKLNLSFEGGNEKYIITFGHSEDDCEKIKLFYSGRYFEEEKVIVDGNSQFHGTGCAFSSLFAGFLYLKYPVETAINESMKVMNKILSRSAQSGYPKQVQSEKLSREWMKYEILEELEAVVKEVEEIGSKTVPEVGQNISYALPWSKSEYEVAKFPGRIRLKEGKPTFVSGPSFKDKSHTARMVLTIKEFAPHIRCASNIRYEPKYIENALRAGLNVFKYDRNSEPEEVRNEDGKSMQHMIKSAIEALGKVPDIIYDEGWYGKEAMIRIFGRNPKDVIHKIMKMLCHDQ is encoded by the coding sequence ATGTTCTTAGTCATATCCGGCTTTGACCCTTCTGCTGGGGCTGGTATTTTACAAGATATTAAATCACTCTCATTACTTGGGATTACAGCATTCGGAGTTGTCAGTTGTCACACAGTGCAAAATTCAGAAAGGGTGTATTCTGTCACATTCAGAAAATGGGAAGAGATTGATAGAGAGCTTTCTGTTCTGCCTGAACCGGAAGTTGTAAAAATTGGGCTTATCTCTCCGGAGTTTGTCAGACTTATAAGAGAGAAGTTTCCCAATTCAAAGATAGTATGGAACATCATTCTTAGTTCAAGCTCTGGTTATTTCTTTGAGTCAGAAGAAGTTGTCAAGGAGCATTTAAAATACGCTGACTATATAATACTAAACAACATTGAAGCTCAAAAGCTTAATTTGTCGTTCGAAGGTGGAAATGAAAAATACATAATAACATTCGGACACTCAGAAGATGATTGTGAGAAAATTAAACTCTTTTATTCTGGTAGATATTTTGAGGAGGAAAAAGTAATTGTTGATGGTAATTCTCAATTTCATGGCACAGGCTGTGCTTTTAGCAGTCTATTCGCAGGTTTTTTGTATCTTAAATATCCGGTTGAAACGGCTATCAATGAATCAATGAAAGTTATGAATAAGATACTTAGCCGGAGTGCACAATCAGGATATCCAAAACAAGTCCAAAGCGAAAAACTCTCGAGGGAATGGATGAAGTACGAAATTTTGGAAGAACTCGAAGCTGTTGTAAAAGAAGTCGAAGAAATAGGAAGTAAGACCGTACCTGAAGTTGGGCAGAATATTTCTTATGCTCTCCCATGGTCTAAAAGTGAATACGAAGTTGCTAAGTTTCCTGGCAGAATACGTTTAAAAGAAGGGAAACCAACATTTGTTTCAGGACCTTCATTCAAGGATAAGTCTCATACTGCAAGGATGGTTTTGACAATTAAGGAATTTGCTCCGCACATTAGATGTGCGAGCAATATAAGGTACGAACCGAAATATATCGAAAATGCTCTCAGAGCTGGTCTCAATGTCTTCAAATATGACAGAAATAGCGAACCTGAAGAAGTGAGAAATGAAGACGGAAAATCGATGCAGCATATGATAAAAAGTGCTATCGAAGCATTAGGGAAAGTTCCTGACATAATTTACGATGAAGGTTGGTATGGAAAGGAAGCGATGATAAGAATTTTTGGAAGAAACCCA